AAAATAGTGTATATTTTTAGTTTGTAGTATGAACTAAATTTTATACTTATTTTCCTCCTCTACTTCAAACTTTTTAAAGACATAGTATTTAAACTATACTTTATTTTCATTAACTTTACTTGATAAAATTATTGTAGACTTTATTGCACAGGTATTTTTATACATAATACTTGATTTTTAATAAATTATTTTTTATTTTTATACTTTATTTGTAATATATTTTGTTTTACCTAAATTTATACATAATAAAGTATATATTCTATGTTCATTATAAAAATAATTATTAATATCACTTTTTTTTATACATTATATTATTTAATTTTTTCAAGAATTTCTAAATGGTTCATCAAATTTGTATTAATTCATGCAATATTTTTAAAATAATCATAGTAATAAGTAATTCTATAAATAAGAAAAAACATAACTATTATTAATATTTTTATTCATAATCCAAAAAAAATGAAAGGTAGGCTAATTAAAATGGATTTCCGAAATGTACAATTACCTCGAGAAATACATACAGGACCCGGAATAATAAATGAAATTGGAGATGTTTGTAATAAACTACTCTCTCAAAAAAATGTAACAGTAGTAGTAGGACATACAACAAAAAAAGTAGCAGGAAATCAAGTAATTGAAATTCTAGAAGATAATAACTATACTATCTCTGAAATCATAATAGAAACAGCTACTCAAGAATCTGTTGAAAAAGTAGTCAAATCCTCAAAAAATACATCTGCAATACTGGGAGTAGGTGGAGGAAAAGTCATTGATGTAGCAAAAATGGCTTCAACAATTAATCAAATTCCATTAATTAGTATACCTACAACAGCAGCACATGATGGTATGGTTTCACCAAGAGCATCCATTAAAAGCAGTACAGGAAGTATTTCACATGAATCAAATGCACCCTTTGCATTAATAGCTGATACTCAAATTATTGCACAAGCACCCTATCGTTTCACAGCAGCAGGATTCAGTGACATAATTTCTAACTTAACAGCAGTAGAAGACTGGAAATTAGCATACAAATTAACTAATGAACCATTCAGTGATTCTGCAGCAGCATTATCCTTAATGACTGCAAGGTTATTAATGGATGAAGTGGAAAATATAAGGCCAGGTCATGTAGAAAGTGCAGGAATTGTTGTCAAAGGATTAATAAGTAGTGGTATGGCTATTAGTATAGCTGGTAATAGCAGACCCGCAAGTGGATCTGAACATAAATTCAGTCATGCACTTGATGTAATAGCTCCAAAACCTGCATTACATGGAGAACAATGTGGAGTAGGTACTATAATGATGATGTACTTACAAGGTGGAAATTGGATGGAAATACAGTCAATTCTAAAAAGAATTGGAGCTCCAATAAATGCAAAAGAACTTGGAATAAAAGAAGAATATATTATAAAAGCATTAATGTATGCACATAATATTCGAAAAGAAAGATACACTATTTTAGGTGATCGTGGTCTAACAAGGGAAGCAGCTGAAAATATAGCATTAAAAACACATGTAATTGAATAAATTAAATTTAATGGGGGTAGTTCATGATTACATTAATTGGTAAAAGTTTAGCAAAAGAAGGACTAGTTTTCACATTTTATGGTGGATCTAGTAAATGTGAATCATGCAGGTTCAGTAGAACTTGTTTAAATCTTGAAAAAGGAAGGAAATATAAAATAACCAGTGTTAAAAAAGTTACACATAAATGTCCATTACATAAAGAAGGCAAAGTTCAAACAATAGAAGTAGAACCTGCAACAATCAGAACAGCCGTTGAAACTAAAAAATCATACAAAGGTTCTACTATAATCTTCAGAACACAAGATTGTGGATTTGAATGTGAAAATTATGATATATGTCATCCAGAAGGATTATATAATGATGATAAATGTCAAATTGAAGAAATTGGTCCAGAATTAACATGTAAAGCTGGAAATAATTTAACAGAAGTAATACTAAGTCATTAAAAAAAAGGTGTATAATAATGGTAAATATGGATTTATTAAAAGATAATGTTGGAAAACAAGCAGCAGATTTAATTAAAGATGGTCAAATTGTAGGATTAGGAACAGGTTCAACCACACACTACTTTATAAGATATTTAGGAGAAAGAATTAAAAATGAGGAATTGAATATTCTTGGAATTCCTACATCATATCAATCCTTAATTATTGCAAGAGAATCAGGAATTAATACAACAACACTTGATGAATATGATATTGATATTGCAGTTGATGGTGCTGATGAAGTAAATCCTAATCTTGACTTAATTAAAGGTGGGGGAGCAGCACATACACTTGAAAAACTAATTGATAGTTCTGCAAAAAAATTTGTTGTAATTGTAGATGAAAGTAAAATGGTTGAAGAATTAGGAGAATTCCCAGTACCTTTAGAAATAATACCTGATGCTTTAAGAGTAGTTAAGGAAACTCTTGCAGATATGGGTGGAAAAGCAGCATTAAGAATGGGTATTCAAAAAGATGGTCCTGTAATAACAGATAATGGTAATTTTATATTAGATACTAAATTCCCTAAAATAAGAAATCCTCAAAAATTAGAAAAAGAATTAAATACTATTCCAGGTGTTCTTGAAAATGGTATCTTTGCAGGATTAGCTGATAAAGTTATTGTTGGAAAAATGTCTCATATTGAAGAAATTGATAGAGAAGATATAATATAATAAATAATGGAAAGATTTTTCATGAAACAATGTATGGATTCAGATAATTTACATAGACGTCTTAGAAAAATAGAAGGTCAAGTTGCAGCTATAGATCGTATGATTGAAGAAGATATTCCTTGTGAAAACGTGTTAATGCAGGTTAATGCAGCTAAATCTGCTCTTACAAAAGTGGGAAGTATTATTCTTGAAGGACATATGAATCATTGTGTAAAAGATGCTATAGATAAAGGAGATAGTTCTGAAGCTATTGAGGATTTATCTAAAATTATAGATTATTATTCTAGGATTTAATTAATCTATTATTTTTTAACTTTTTTTAATTATTTTTATATTTTCTGAATTTTTATTATCCATTTCTTTAAATACTATTACTTTCATATTATTAATTATACCTATAGGGGTATAGGTATATTTTGAAGATTACCCAATAAATCAATTAAACTAAACAAGATTAAAAAAATACGAATTGATTATAAAAAGTACTACTAATTATTCATATTGGTGTGAACAATGAATATGATAAGAAAAATAGGACACGTGGTAATTAAGATTAATATGGCAATTATAGCTTTAATTATATTATTTTATCTACATATATATGAAATAAAACCAATTTATTTACCTATAAAACAATAAATTTCATATTATAAAATAAAAACTAATAATCTAATAATATAATAAGTATAATAATATAATTAAAAAATATTAATCTCAAAAAATTTAATTATTTTTAAAAAAGATGACAGGTTATGAATAACTAATTCATATTCCTGTTTTTTAGGTATGACTATAGATTAAATCTCTTTTTTTAGTTAAGTTATATTATAATTAGTATTCATATAATTCTCTAAGTAATTTTATCTCTTCCTTATATCCTTCAACATCATTAGGTGTTTCTAAGAAAAAGGGTAAATCTCTTAGTTTTTCATGATTTATTATATTTGTAATTGCTTCAAGACCTATTTCACCTTGACCTATTTTTTCATGTCTATCTTTATGACTATTTAAACCATATTTACTATCATTTAAATGTATAGCCTTGAGTCTATCTAATCCAATAATTGAATCAAATTCATCAATAACACCATCAAGGTCACCTACAATATCATATCCACCATCATATACATGGCAAGTATCTAAACATACTCCAAGTTTTTCATCCATTTCTACATTTTCAATAATAGATTGAATCTCCTCGAATGTTCTACCAATTTCAGTTCCTTTACCAGCCATAGTTTCAAGAAGAATAGTTGTTTTCATATCTTCACGAATTAACTTATTTAATGATTCTGAAATTAATTCAATACCTTTCTCTGGGCCTTGTTGCACATGACTTCCTGGATGAAAATTATACATATTATTTGGTAAATTATCTAATCTTCTAAGATCATCTTCAAATAATTCATAAGCATTATTTCTAGTTTTTTCAGATTTAGATGCTAAATTTATAACATATGGTGCATGAGCAAGTATAACATCCATAGTAGTATTTGCCATTAATTCTTCAAGAGCTCCTACATCAGTAGAGTCGAGGGGTTTTGCTTTTCCACCTCTAGGATTTCTTGGAAAAAATTGGAAAGTATTAGCATCAATACTCAATGAT
The sequence above is drawn from the Methanosphaera sp. WGK6 genome and encodes:
- a CDS encoding metal-sensing transcriptional repressor — its product is MKQCMDSDNLHRRLRKIEGQVAAIDRMIEEDIPCENVLMQVNAAKSALTKVGSIILEGHMNHCVKDAIDKGDSSEAIEDLSKIIDYYSRI
- a CDS encoding UPF0179 family protein; translated protein: MITLIGKSLAKEGLVFTFYGGSSKCESCRFSRTCLNLEKGRKYKITSVKKVTHKCPLHKEGKVQTIEVEPATIRTAVETKKSYKGSTIIFRTQDCGFECENYDICHPEGLYNDDKCQIEEIGPELTCKAGNNLTEVILSH
- a CDS encoding NAD(P)-dependent glycerol-1-phosphate dehydrogenase, with the protein product MDFRNVQLPREIHTGPGIINEIGDVCNKLLSQKNVTVVVGHTTKKVAGNQVIEILEDNNYTISEIIIETATQESVEKVVKSSKNTSAILGVGGGKVIDVAKMASTINQIPLISIPTTAAHDGMVSPRASIKSSTGSISHESNAPFALIADTQIIAQAPYRFTAAGFSDIISNLTAVEDWKLAYKLTNEPFSDSAAALSLMTARLLMDEVENIRPGHVESAGIVVKGLISSGMAISIAGNSRPASGSEHKFSHALDVIAPKPALHGEQCGVGTIMMMYLQGGNWMEIQSILKRIGAPINAKELGIKEEYIIKALMYAHNIRKERYTILGDRGLTREAAENIALKTHVIE
- a CDS encoding deoxyribonuclease IV — protein: MLTIGAHLSITKGFENIGLESLSIDANTFQFFPRNPRGGKAKPLDSTDVGALEELMANTTMDVILAHAPYVINLASKSEKTRNNAYELFEDDLRRLDNLPNNMYNFHPGSHVQQGPEKGIELISESLNKLIREDMKTTILLETMAGKGTEIGRTFEEIQSIIENVEMDEKLGVCLDTCHVYDGGYDIVGDLDGVIDEFDSIIGLDRLKAIHLNDSKYGLNSHKDRHEKIGQGEIGLEAITNIINHEKLRDLPFFLETPNDVEGYKEEIKLLRELYEY
- the rpiA gene encoding ribose-5-phosphate isomerase RpiA, encoding MVNMDLLKDNVGKQAADLIKDGQIVGLGTGSTTHYFIRYLGERIKNEELNILGIPTSYQSLIIARESGINTTTLDEYDIDIAVDGADEVNPNLDLIKGGGAAHTLEKLIDSSAKKFVVIVDESKMVEELGEFPVPLEIIPDALRVVKETLADMGGKAALRMGIQKDGPVITDNGNFILDTKFPKIRNPQKLEKELNTIPGVLENGIFAGLADKVIVGKMSHIEEIDREDII